A stretch of Monomorium pharaonis isolate MP-MQ-018 chromosome 7, ASM1337386v2, whole genome shotgun sequence DNA encodes these proteins:
- the LOC105836975 gene encoding uncharacterized protein LOC105836975, giving the protein MRRSPMNSAAHGGRPSYGAKHMPYSNWKSPGYGGRGYPSSAQDNDRQSFPASSPIASQPCDGDFIPLDVSTPTTRHEKPFYNVANRYSPSGGGTRGSPGGGWHSFRGSSPYYNSPRSNRGNRYPVYQHSPKFSGQKRKGYKGVNRQVNVSAYVDMNSFLEDPWEELVKKLGNSKDISKSERSESESNSELIDLTESKLSKDTNLDELQCSQECKNEHSVDVKEQNIDLCQMSKVNSSVKSDLDDTCSDQDSPNESMCSVSDKSFVEEK; this is encoded by the exons ATGAGGAGATCGCCGATGAACAGCGCTGCGCACGGTGGCCGGCCGTCGTACGGCGCGAAACACATGCCGTACAGCAATTGGAAGTCGCCCGGGTACGGGGGTAGAGGTTATCCCTCGTCCGCCCAGGATAATGATCGTCAGAGTTTTCCCGCGAGCAGCCCGATCGCGTCGCAGCCCTGCGACGGCGATTTCATCCCTCTGGACGTGAGCACGCCGACGACGCGACACGAAAAACCGTTCTACAATGTCGCGAATCGGTACAGTCCGTCCGGTGGTGGGACTCGCGGCAGTCCGGGCGGCGGATGGCACAGTTTCAGGGGTAGTAGCCCCTATTACAACTCGCCGAGATCGAACCGGGGTAACCGGTACCCCGTCTACCAGCACTCCCCCAAGTTCAGTGGGCAGAAGAGAAAA GGCTACAAAGGAGTCAACAGGCAGGTAAATGTATCGGCGTACGTAGACATGAATTCCTTCTTGGAGGATCCTTGGGAAGagctagtaaaaaaattgggTAATTCGAAGGATATAAGTAAAAGCGAAAGGTCAGAAAGTGAATCTAATTCAGAACTGATAGATTTGACAGAAAGTAAACTGTCAAAGGATACAAACTTGGACGAGTTGCAATGTAGTCAAGAGTGTAAAAATGAACATTCTGTAGATGTGAAGGAGCAGAATATAGATCTTTGTCAGATGTCGAAAGTCAACAGTTCAGTTAAATCGGACCTCGATGATACTTGTTCTGATCAAGATTCGCCAAATGAAAGTATGTGCAGTGTCAGTGACAAGAGCTTTGTAGaggaaaaatag